One region of Armigeres subalbatus isolate Guangzhou_Male chromosome 3, GZ_Asu_2, whole genome shotgun sequence genomic DNA includes:
- the LOC134226074 gene encoding protein germ cell-less yields the protein MGNVMNKVTSPIQAMRGKKRKHEDDDSDSNEEINDLLDKSLATPKRKKLISTAKYIYQALFKEERNSDITVHALGKVWHLHKVYLSQSPYFATMFNGSWREAEEDYVHIEIVDPKVTIESLYSVFGSLYMDEVVLEPREIVSILATATLFQLDSLIDRCAEVMIETSNAETAVKYYEAACEYGVKSVKQSTFNWLLVNLLSLYYKTGKWLRLISVELMELLVASPGLYVMQTELSLYTLLRYWMYLKLHPGGEEVAASEEKLQYFANRQSSVAFLDTPKGKPYEKCFRALRLHNLLNHHVDIKVLKQDNIIPVEWLHEPLFQQWNSMLLVDQTLDKGPKDVEEKLFLETCIRCGRTLPENEYLKWRWTGFNFGLDLILISDTKTLRVKRHHRTENERLLSLQVKRQFQIRVSVASLNDLRQIKHQQTTQIQTVSLDKNEEAMLIMFDKELTFPLLISVNMLVVSPPRSNSNSSTVQGSLTDGASSSRQSQRDEEESLDASGNNIALGS from the exons ATGGGCAATGTAATGAACAAAGTCACCAGCCCGATCCAGGCAATGCGCGGTAAGAAGCGCAAACACGAGGACGACGACTCGGACAGCAACGAGGAGATCAACGATTTGCTCGACAAATCGCTTGCTACTCCGAAACG AAAGAAGCTCATCTCGACGGCCAAGTACATCTACCAGGCGCTATTCAAGGAGGAACGCAACTCGGACATCACGGTGCACGCCCTAGGTAAGGTGTGGCACCTGCACAAAGTTTACCTCAGCCAGAGTCCTTACTTCGCCACAATGTTCAACGGATCGTGGCGAGAGGCGGAGGAGGACTACGTCCATATCGAGATTGTGGACCCGAAGGTGACTATCGAATCGCTGTACTCGGTGTTCGGGTCGCTGTACATGGACGAGGTGGTGCTGGAACCGAGGGAAATTGTTTCCATTCTGGCAACGGCCACCCTCTTTCAGTTGGATAGTTTGATTGATCGGTGTGCGGAGGTGATGATTGAAACATCAAACGCGGAG ACGGCGGTCAAGTATTACGAAGCTGCATGCGAGTACGGAGTAAAAAGTGTGAAACAATCGACGTTCAATTGGCTGCTGGTAAACCTGCTGAGTCTGTACTACAAAACTGGCAAGTGGTTACGGTTGATTAGCGTCGAGTTGATGGAGCTGCTGGTCGCCAGTCCCGGTCTGTATGTGATGCAAACCGAGCTGTCACTCTATACGTTGCTGAGGTATTGGATGTATTTGAAATTGCATCCAGGGGGAGAGGAGGTGGCGGCTTCAGAGGAAAAGCTACAGTATTTCGCAAACAGACAGAGCTCAGTTGCATTCTTGGATACTCCGAAGGGGAAGCCGTACGAGAAGTGCTTCCGCGCGTTACGCTTACACAATTTACTTAACCACCACGTGGACATCAAAGTGCTGAAGCAGGATAATATTATTCCGGTGGAATGGTTGCACGAACCGCTGTTTCAGCAGTGGAATAGCATGCTGTTGGTTGATCAAACGCTAGATAAAGGACCTAAGGACGTAGAGGAAAAACTTTTCTTGGAAACCTGCATACGATGTGGACGAACCCTGCCGGAAAATGAGTACCTCAAGTGGCGATGGACGGGATTTAATTTCGGATTGGACTTGATTCTAATATCGGACACGAAAACCCTGAGAGTAAAAAGGCACCACCGAACTGAAAACGAACGGTTACTTAGCCTACAGGTGAAACGGCAGTTCCAGATTAGGGTGTCGGTAGCTTCCCTAAATGACCTTCGGCAAATCAAACACCAACAAACCACCCAAATCCAGACAGTATCGCTGGACAAAAACGAAGAAGCGATGCTGATCATGTTCGATAAGGAACTCACCTTCCCGTTACTCATTTCGGTCAACATGCTGGTCGTATCACCTCCAAGATCTAATTCTAACTCGTCGACCGTCCAAGGATCGTTAACAGATGGTGCGTCCAGTTCTCGACAGTCGCAGCGCGACGAAGAAGAATCATTGGACGCCAGTGGAAACAATATCGCACTGGGCTCATGA